Proteins from a genomic interval of Capsicum annuum cultivar UCD-10X-F1 chromosome 4, UCD10Xv1.1, whole genome shotgun sequence:
- the LOC107867632 gene encoding cellulose synthase A catalytic subunit 2 [UDP-forming], whose amino-acid sequence MDTKGRLIAGSHNRNEFVLINADEVGRVTSVKELSGQICQICGDEIEVTVDGEPFVACNECAFPVCRPCYEYERREGNQACPQCKTRYKRIKGSPRVDGDDEEDEFDDLDHEFDYDGTPRHISEAALAARLGRANNYNASGLNTPAEVDPAALNSEIPLLTYGQEDDTISADKHALIVPPFMGRGKKIHPVPYSDSSMSLPPRPMDPKKDLAVYGYGTVAWKERMEDWKKKQNDKLQVVKHGGGKGGDNDGDELDDPDLPKMDEGRQPLSRKLPISSSRLSPYRLSILVRLAVLGLFFHYRITHPVNDAYVLWLLSIICEIWFAVSWIFDQFPKWCPIRRETYLDRLSLRYEKEGKPSGLAPVDIFVSTVDPMKEPPLITANTVLSILAVDYPVDKVSCYVSDDGAAMLTFEALSETSEFARKWVPFCKKFNIEPRAPEWYFSLKVDYLKNKVHPSFVRERRAMKRDYEEFKVRINGLVATAQKVPEDGWTMQDGTPWPGNLVRDHPGMIQVFLGNDGVRDIEGNVLPRLIYVSREKRPGFDHHKKAGAMNALMRVSAVISNAPYMLNVDCDHYINNSKALREAMCFMMDPTSGKKICYVQFPQRFDGIDRHDRYSNRNVVFFDINMKGLDGIQGPIYVGTGCVFRRQALYGYDAPKKTKPPGKTCNCWPKWCCCCFGSRKKHKKGKTTKDSKKKTKSKEASPQIHALENIEEGIEGIDSEKASLMPQIKLEKKFGQSPVFIASTLLEDGGIPPGATSASLLKEAIHVISCGYEDKTEWGKEIGWIYGSVTEDILTGFKMHCHGWRSVYCMPNRPAFKGSAPINLSDRLHQVLRWALGSVEIFFSRHCPIWYGYGCGLKPLERFSYINSVVYPLTSIPLIIYCALPAVCLLTGKFIVPEISNYASILFMALFIMIGVTSVIEMQWGGVTIDDWWRNEQFWVIGGASSHLFALFQGLLKVLAGVNTSFTVTSKAADDGEFSELYLFKWTSLLIPPMTLLILNIIGVIVGVSDAINNGYDSWGPLFGRLFFALWVIVHLYPFLKGVMGRQNNVPTIIIVWSILLASICSLLWVRLNPFTARGGLNLEVCGLDCD is encoded by the exons ATGGATACTAAAGGGAGGCTTATTGCTGGTTCACATAATAGAAATGAGTTTGTTCTTATCAATGCTGATGAAGTTGGAAGA GTAACTTCTGTGAAAGAATTAAGTGGACAGATTTGCCAGATTTGTGGAGATGAGATTGAAGTTACAGTAGATGGGGAGCCATTTGTTGCTTGCAATGAATGTGCATTTCCTGTTTGTAGACCTTGCTATGAGTATGAAAGGAGAGAAGGGAATCAAGCTTGTCCTCAATGTAAGACTAGGTATAAACGCATTAAAGGGAGTCCCAGAGTCGatggagatgatgaagaggatGAATTTGATGACTTAGATCATGAATTTGATTATGATGGCACCCCTAGACATATTTCTGAGGCTGCACTAGCTGCTCGCCTTGGCCGCGCTAACAATTATAATGCTTCTGGTCTTAATACCCCGGCAGAAGTAGATCCTGCTGCCCTTAACTCTGAAATCCCACTTCTTACTTATGGTCAAGAG GATGATACAATTTCAGCTGATAAACATGCACTCATCGTACCGCCTTTTATGGGTCGTGGGAAGAAAATTCATCCCGTTCCCTATTCAGATTCATCCATGTCTT TGCCGCCTCGCCCTATGGATCCTAAGAAAGATTTGGCAGTTTATGGATATGGTACTGTTGCATGGAAGGAAAGAATGGAGGACTGGAAGAAAAAGCAGAATGATAAACTACAGGTGGTTAAGCATGGAGGAGGCAAAGGTGGTGATAACGATGGGGACGAGCTGGATGATCCCGATCTCCCAAA GATGGATGAAGGGAGACAACCACTTTCGAGGAAGCTGCCTATTTCCTCTAGCAGGCTTAGTCCGTACAGATTATCCATTTTAGTTCGTCTTGCTGTTCTTGGGCTCTTTTTCCACTATCGAATAACGCATCCTGTCAATGATGCATATGTATTATGGCTGCTTTCTATTATATGTGAAATATGGTTTGCTGTGTCATGGATATTTGATCAGTTCCCTAAATGGTGTCCAATTCGTCGAGAGACATACCTGGATAGGCTATCTCTGAg GTATGAAAAGGAAGGGAAGCCTTCTGGGTTAGCCCCTGTAGATATATTTGTTAGTACGGTGGATCCGATGAAAGAACCTCCACTCATTACTGCAAATACTGTTCTCTCCATTCTCGCTGTGGATTATCCAGTGGACAAGGTTTCGTGCTATGTCTCTGATGATGGTGCTGCAATGCTTACTTTTGAGGCTCTCTCTGAAACATCTGAGTTCGCAAGGAAATGGGTCCCATTCTGCAAAAAGTTCAACATAGAGCCTCGAGCCCCCGAGTGGTATTTTTCTCTGAAGGttgattatttgaaaaataaagtacATCCATCATTTGTGAGGGAACGTCGTGCTATGAAG AGAGACTATGAAGAATTCAAGGTTCGGATAAATGGGCTAGTTGCCACAGCACAAAAGGTTCCTGAAGATGGCTGGACCATGCAAGATGGAACGCCTTGGCCAGGAAATCTCGTCAGGGATCATCCTGGAATGATTCAG GTCTTCCTGGGTAATGATGGTGTCCGTGATATTGAAGGGAATGTACTGCCTCGCCTTATCTATGTTTCTCGTGAAAAACGTCCAGGATTTGACCACCACAAGAAGGCTGGTGCCATGAATGCTTTG ATGCGCGTATCAGCGGTCATATCAAATGCTCCTTACATGCTCAATGTGGAttgtgatcactatataaataacAGTAAGGCACTGAGAGAAGCTATGTGCTTTATGATGGATCCCACTTCAGGAAAGAAAATATGCTACGTACAATTTCCTCAAAGATTTGATGGTATCGACAGGCACGACAGATACTCCAACCGCAATGTGGTCTTCTTTGAT ATCAATATGAAAGGACTTGATGGCATCCAGGGTCCAATCTATGTGGGTACTGGGTGTGTCTTCAGGAGGCAAGCCCTTTATGGTTATGATGCTCCAAAGAAGACTAAACCTCCAGGAAAAACATGCAACTGCTGGCCAAAATGGTGTTGCTGCTGTTTTGGTTCTCGAAAGAAGCATAAGAAAGGGAAAACAACCAAGGATAGCAAAAAGAAGACAAAGAGCAAAGAGGCTTCACCACAAATTCATGCCCTTGAAAATATCGAGGAAGGAATTGAAG GAATTGATAGTGAAAAAGCATCCCTCATGCCTCAGATAAAGCTTGAGAAGAAATTTGGTCAATCACCAGTATTCATTGCTTCAACACTTCTAGAAGATGGTGGCATTCCTCCAGGAGCAACATCAGCATCTCTCTTGAAAGAAGCAATACATGTTATTAGCTGTGGTTACGAAGACAAAACAGAATGGGGTAAAGAG ATTGGATGGATTTATGGATCTGTCACTGAGGATATCCTTACTGGATTTAAGATGCACTGCCATGGTTGGAGATCCGTCTACTGCATGCCCAACAGGCCTGCATTTAAGGGGTCAGCTCCTATCAATCTTTCAGATCGTCTTCACCAGGTTCTTCGGTGGGCTTTGGGATCTGTTGAAATTTTCTTCAGTAGACATTGTCCGATTTGGTATGGATATGGATGTGGCCTGAAGCCTCTGGAGCGATTTTCGTACATAAACTCAGTGGTCTACCCATTGACTTCTATTCCTTTAATCATATATTGTGCATTGCCGGCTGTCTGCTTGCTTACAGGGAAATTTATTGTTCCAGAG ATTAGCAACTATGCTAGTATTCTTTTCATGGCACTTTTCATAATGATTGGTGTGACGAGTGTTATTGAGATGCAATGGGGAGGTGTTACTATTGATGACTGGTGGAGAAACGAGCAGTTCTGGGTGATTGGTGGTGCCTCGTCTCACCTATTTGCTCTTTTCCAAGGTCTTCTTAAAGTTTTGGCTGGTGTCAACACTAGCTTCACTGTTACTTCCAAAGCAGCTGATGATGGGGAGTTTTCCGAGCTTTATCTGTTCAAGTGGACATCTTTGTTGATTCCTCCAATGACATTGTTAATTCTTAACATCATTGGAGTTATAGTCGGTGTTTCAGATGCAATCAACAACGGTTATGATTCATGGGGTCCTCTATTTGGTAGGCTTTTCTTCGCCTTATGGGTCATTGTTCATCTGTATCCCTTCCTCAAAGGTGTGATGGGTAGACAAAATAACGTTCCAACCATCATTATTGTCTGGTCTATCCTTCTGGCATCTATCTGCTCCTTATTATGGGTCCGACTCAACCCATTCACCGCGAGAGGTGGACTCAATTTAGAGGTATGTGGGTTGGACTGCGATTAA